A window of Rhinatrema bivittatum chromosome 2, aRhiBiv1.1, whole genome shotgun sequence contains these coding sequences:
- the LOC115083713 gene encoding zinc finger protein OZF-like: MTSDPIQRQEEGTKSFHCHTCGKTFARKCHFVLHQKTHTEMRTFPCSQCGKCFKQKGTLKLHQRIHSQGSTFTCIECKKNFSSRRSLMIHQSTHTGKRPFHYPQDEESYSSEFSLLNPQKMETEERTFSSSERGENIIQKQDLIINEKSQREEKLFMCTDGDRNFNENEMFTGQLQFQTREKPFTCCEPSKSFIHKPDLKYHERIHTGEKPFTCSECGKSFSRKGNVKCHQRIHTGEKPFTCCDCGKCFKTKGEMKSHQRIHTGEKPFTCCECGKCFKTKGEMKYHERIHTGEKPFTCSECGKCFKTKGDIKLHQSVHTGEKPFTCSDCGESFSRKGNFKRHQRIHTGEKPFSCFECGKCFMTKGDIKIHQSVHTGEKPFTCSDCGESFSRKGNFKRHQRVHTGEKPFTCECGKSFSRKGNFKFHQRIHTGEQPFTCIKCGKSFSQRGDFKTHQRIHI, from the coding sequence atgacttctgacccCATCCAGAGACAGGAGGAAGGGACGAAATCCTTTCACTGTCACACCTGTGGGAAAACCTTTgctaggaaatgtcattttgtattGCACCAGAAAACCCACACAGAAATGAGAACTTTTCCATGTTCTcagtgtggaaaatgtttcaaacagAAGGGAACCCTGAAATTACACCAGCGAATCCACAGTCAAGGGAGCACTTTCACGTGTATTGAATGTAAGAAAAACTTTTCTAGCAGGAGATCCTTAATGATACACCAAAGCACACACACAGGTAAGAGACCCTTTCATTATCCTCAAGATGAGGAATCTTACAGCTCTGAGTTCTCTTTATTAAATCCCCAGAAAATGGAGACAgaagagagaacattttcatcttctgaaagaggagaaaacaTCATTCAAAAGCAAGACctaataataaatgaaaaatcacagagagaagaaaaattatTCATGTGTACTGATGGTGACAGAAACTTCAATGAGAACGAAATGTTCACAGGACAACTACAATTCCAAAcaagagagaaaccatttacatgctgTGAGCCTAGTAAAAGTTTCATTCATAAACCGGACTTGAAATACCATGAGAGAATTCacacaggtgagaaaccatttacgtGTAGTGAGTGTGGGAAAAGTTTCAGTCGGAAAGGAAACGTCAAAtgtcaccagagaatccacacaggagagaaaccgtTTACATGCTGTGATTGTGGTAAATGCTTTAAGACAAAGGGAGAAATGAAAagccatcagagaatccacacaggagagaaaccatttacatgctgTGAGTGTGGTAAATGCTTTAAGACAAAGGGAGAAATGAAATACCATGAGAGAATtcatacaggtgagaaaccatttacttgtagtgagtgtggtaaatgCTTTAAGACAAAGGGAGATATCAAACTCCATCAGAGTGTCCacacaggtgagaaaccatttacatgtagtgactGTGGGGAAAGTTTCAGTCGGAAAGGGAACTTCAAACgtcatcagagaatccacacaggagagaaaccattttcatGCTTTGAGTGTGGTAAATGCTTTATGACAAAGGGAGACATCAAAATCCATCAGAGTGTCCacacaggtgagaaaccatttacatgtagtgactGTGGGGAAAGTTTCAGTCGGAAAGGGAACTTCAAACGTCACCAGAGAGTCCacacaggtgagaaaccatttacatgtgaGTGTGGGAAAAGTTTTAGTCGGAAAGGAAACTTCAAATTTCATCAGCGAATTCACACAGGAGAACAACCATTTACATGTATTAAATGTGGTAAAAGTTTTAGTCAGCGGGGTGATTTTAAAACTCATCAGAGAATTCACATATGA